One region of Esox lucius isolate fEsoLuc1 chromosome 17, fEsoLuc1.pri, whole genome shotgun sequence genomic DNA includes:
- the arpc4l gene encoding actin-related protein 2/3 complex subunit 4 (The RefSeq protein has 3 substitutions compared to this genomic sequence), with the protein MTATLRPYLNAVRATLQAALCLENFSSQVAERHNKPEVEVRSSKELLLQPVVISRNDKEKVLIEGSINSVRVSIAVKQADEIEKILCHKFMRFMMMRAENFFILRRKPVEEYDISFLITNFHTEPMYKHKLVDFVITFMEEIDKEISEMKLSVNARARIVAEEFLKNL; encoded by the exons ATG ACTGCGACCCTGCGCCCGTACCTGAACGCTGTGCGTGCCACCCTGCAGGCCGCCTTGTGTCTAGAGAACTTCTCCTCCCAGGTGGTGGAGCGACACAACAAACCAGAGGTGGAGGTCCG GAGTAGTAAAGAGCTCCTCCTACAGCCTGTGGTGATCAGCCGCAATGACAAAGAGAAGGTCCTCATTGAGGGTTCCATCAACTCTGTGCGAGTCAGCATTGCTGTGAAACAG GCTGATGAGATCGAGAAGATCCTCTGCCACAAGTTCATGCGCTTCATGATGATGAGAGCGGAGAACTTCTTTATTCTCAGGAGGAAACCGGTTGAG GAGTATGACATCAGTTTCCTTATCACCAACTTCCACACAGAGCAGATGTATAAGCACAAGCTGGTGGACTTTGTTATCACATTTATGGAGGAGATTGATAAGGAGATCAGCGAGATGAAGCTCTCTGTCAATGCCCGTGCCCGTATCGTAGCAGAGGAGTTCCTCAAGAAT TTCTGA
- the tada3l gene encoding transcriptional adapter 3, which yields MMSELKDCPPLKYYDFKPVEHVKLCPRYTAVLGRSEDDGIGIEELDTLQLELETLLSSASRRLRALEEQRQILTDWQDKKGDKRFLKLGKDTDLSASSRHKPKKQKLDGKGSHGPGPGPGRPKSKNVQPKVQEYELSEDPQDIPRNPKNDAPNRFWASVEPYCADITNEEIRVLEELLKPPDDEAEYYKIPALGKHYSQRWAQEDLLEEQREGARANDKKKSLMGPLSELDAKDVDALLKKSESQHDPPEDGCPFGPLTQRLLQALVEENIISPMEDSPIPDLSGKDGGNDAAGTSPRSQGKSFSVPHTRSLEARIKEELIAQGLLDSEERPGAGGDSEDEVLAELHKRQAELKALSAHNRSRKQELLRLAKEEMRKQELRQRVRVSDNEVMEGFRRIMAARQKKRTPTKKEKDQAWKALKERDSILKLLDG from the exons ATGATGAGTGAACTGAAGGACTGCCCGCCGCTAAAGTACTACGACTTCAAGCCAGTAGAGCATGTCAAGCTGTGCCCCCGCTACACTGCAGTGCTTGGGCGTTCAGAGGACGATGGTATTGGTATTGAGGAGCTGGACACACTGCAACTGGAGCTGGAGACTCTCCTGTCCTCCGCTAGCCGGCGTCTCAGAGCTCTTGAAGAACAGAGACAG ATCCTAACAGACTGGCAGGATAAGAAGGGGGACAAGCGCTTTCTGAAGCTGGGAAAGGACACAGACCTCTCTGCCTCATCACGTCACAAACCTAAAAAGCAGAAACTCGATGGAAAGGGCAGTCATGGGCCTGGGCCTGGTCCTGGACGACCAAAATCAAAAAATGTGCAGCCAAAAGTCCAGGAGTACGAGTTAAGTGAGGATCCTCAGGACATTCCCCGTAATCCTAAGAATGATGCCCCCAACAG ATTTTGGGCATCAGTAGAGCCATACTGTGCTGACATTACAAATGAAGAAATTCGGGTTCTGGAAGAACTCCTGAAGCCCCCAGATGATGAGGCTGAATACTACAAG ATTCCGGCCCTGGGAAAACACTACTCTCAGCGATGGGCTCAGGAGGACCTACTGGAGGAGCAGCGGGAAGGAGCGCGAGCCAACGACAAGAAGAAAAGCCTTATGGGACCACTGTCTGAACTTGACGCCAAAG ATGTGGATGCCCTGCTAAAGAAGTCAGAGTCCCAGCACGACCCCCCAGAAGATGGCTGTCCCTTTGGTCCTCTCACACAGCGGCTCCTTCAGGCTCTTGTTGAG GAGAATATCATATCGCCCATGGAAGATTCTCCAATCCCTGACCTATCAGGGAAGGATGGTGGAAACGATGCGGCGGGGACATCACCTCGCAGCCAGGGCAAATCTTTCAG TGTTCCTCATACTCGCTCCCTAGAGGCCCGGATCAAGGAGGAGCTGATCGCTCAGGGGCTGCTGGATTCTGAGGAGCGGCCCGGAGCGGGTGGAGACTCGGAGGATGAGGTGCTGGCTGAGCTCCACAAGAGGCAGGCTGAACTGAAAGCCCTGAGTGCCCACAACCGATCCCGAAAGCAGGAGTTACTCCG CCTGGCGAAAGAGGAGATGCGGAAGCAGGAATTGCGCCAGAGAGTCCGGGTGTCTGATAATGAGGTCATGGAGGGCTTCCGTCGCATCATGGCTGCAAGACAGAAGAAACGCACACCAACAAAGAAGGAGAAAGATCAAGCATGGAAAGcactgaaggagagagacagcatcCTCAAGCTTTTGGATGGCTAA
- the hmces gene encoding abasic site processing protein HMCES, which yields MCGRTACTLAADEVSRASQYRTRGGQRRQPKWKDGDSDNYRPSYNKSPQSLSPVLLSQRHFDKNSPVDVCVLAAMRWGLVPSWFKEDDPNKMQYSTNNCRSESLLEKKSYKDPLLKGQRCVILADGFYEWRRQEKDKQPFFIYFPQTQGPGRLKTEDQLELPCKKEPQTCTSEEDNVDLKKEDKEDSEWTGWRLLTIAGLFDCWTLPSGGDPLYTYTVITVKASPNLQGIHDRMPAILDGEEEVRRWLDFGEMKSLDALKLLQSKNTLTFHPVSSLVNNSKNNSPECLQPVDPQAKKKPSASSKMMMGWLKSSTPSKRKEPDTGDLKEERHMGEARPEKQPKNTGPLQQWLQGAAKKPQTK from the exons ATGTGCGGGAGGACTGCTTGTACTCTTGCGGCAGATGAAGTCAGCCGTGCTTCTCAGTACAGAACCCGCGGAGGGCAGCGGCGACAGCCCAAGTGGAAAGATGGCGATTCGGATAACTACAGACCTTCCTACAACAAGAGCCCCCAGTCATTGAGCCCAGTGTTATTGTCCCAAAGACATTTTGACAAG AATTCCccagtggatgtgtgtgtgctggcagCAATGCGTTGGGGTCTGGTGCCTTCCTGGTTCAAGGAGGATGACCCCAACAAAATGCAGTACAGTACCAACAACTGTCGCAGTGAGAGCCTGCTTGAGAAGAAGTCCTACAAG GATCCGCTGCTGAAAGGACAGCGCTGTGTTATCCTAGCCGATGGCTTTTATGAATGGAGGAGGCAGGAGAAAGACAAGCAGCCCTTCTTCATCTACTTCCCCCAGACCCAAGGACCTGGTCGTTTGAAAACAGAGGACCAGCTTGAGCTGCCCTGTAAGAAAGAGCCGCAGACATGCACTTCTGAGGAAGACAATGTAGACCTCAAGAAG GAGGACAAAGAAGACAGTGAGTGGACAGGATGGCGGTTGCTGACCATTGCTGGGCTGTTTGACTGCTGGACGCTCCCTAGTGGTGGAGATCCCCTCTACACCTACACAGTTATCACAGTAAAAGCATCCCCTAATCTTCAAGGCATCCATGACCG GATGCCAGCGATtctggatggagaggaggaggtcagAAGATGGCTGGATTTTGGTGAGATGAAGTCATTAGATGCCCTTAAACTGCTTCAGTCTAAAAACACACTGACCTTTCACCCGGTCTCTTCATTGGTCAACAACTCTAAAAACAACTCCCCTGAGTGCCTGCAGCCAGTGGATCCTCAGGCTAAGAAG AAGCCATCAGCCAGCAGTAAAATGATGATGGGCTGGCTGAAGAGCAGCACGCCTTCAAAGAGGAAAGAGCCAGACACTGGGGACCTCAAAGAGGAAAGGCACATGGGAGAGGCCAGGCCTGAGAAACAGCCCAAGAACACAGGTCCTCTCCAACAGTGGCTGCAGGGAGCCGCTAAGAAACCCCAGACCAAATAA
- the rab7a gene encoding ras-related protein Rab-7a, translating to MTSRKKVLLKVIILGDSGVGKTSLMNQYVNKKFSNQYKATIGADFLTKEVMVDDRLVTMQIWDTAGQERFQSLGVAFYRGADCCVLVFDVTAPNTFKTLDSWRDEFLIQASPRDPENFPFVVLGNKIDLENRQVTTKRAQAWCQSKNNIPYFETSAKEAINVEQAFQTIARNALKQETEVELYNEFPEPIKLDRNERAKPSAEACSC from the exons ATGACGTCTAGGAAGAAAGTGTTACTCAAAGTCATCATCCTGGGAGACTCTGG AGTTGGGAAGACCTCGCTGATGAACCAGTATGTGAATAAGAAGTTCAGTAACCAGTACAAAGCCACAATAGGAGCTGATTTCCTGACGAAAGAAGTGATGGTAGACGACAGGCTTGTCACCATGCAG ATCTGGGACACAGCGGGCCAGGAGAGGTTCCAGTCTCTGGGCGTGGCCTTCTACCGTGGGGCTGACTGCTGTGTGCTGGTGTTTGACGTGACCGCCCCCAACACCTTCAAGACCCTAGACAGCTGGAGGGATGAGTTCCTTATCCAGGCCAGCCCCCGAGACCCCGAGAACTTCCCCTTCGTCGTGCTAGGCAACAAGATCGACCTGGAGAACAGACAG GTGACGACCAAACGGGCGCAGGCCTggtgtcagagcaaaaacaacaTACCCTACTTCGAGACCAGCGCCAAAGAGGCCATCAACGTTGAGCAGGCTTTCCAGACTATCGCACGCAACGCTCTTAAacag gagacagaggtggagtTGTACAACGAGTTCCCAGAACCAATCAAGCTGGACAGGAATGAACGGGCCAAGCCGTCGGCAGAAGCTTGCAGCTGCTGA
- the rpn1 gene encoding dolichyl-diphosphooligosaccharide--protein glycosyltransferase subunit 1, which produces MMAGNKLSVKLPTFLLLITGLCYQVAADDGLVNEEVKRTVDLSTHLAKITAEILLSNQGDSAVHSFILAVESDLAPHLAYIGASVKGDEEEDGMLELKQTAIQGQSGEFYKVQLPSSLGAGAKLRVKVETVFSHVLRPFPTHITQAERQLVVFQGNHYLFSPYPTRSQTTRVRLASKTVETYTKLGNPSKSDDAIEYGPFRDVAPFSEDTMKVHYENNTPFLTISSITRTIEVSHWGNIAVEETIDLRHTGAFLKGPFSRYDYQRQSDSGISSVKSFKTILPASAQDVYYRDEIGNISTSHLQVLEDSVEVEVRPRFPLFGGWKTHYIIGYNLPSYEYLYTLGDQYALKMRLVDHVYDDQVIDSLTVKLILPEGARNIHVETPYPIDRVPDQLHYTYLDTFGRPVLVASKTNLVEQHIQDIVVHYTFNKILMLQEPLLVVGAFYILFFTVIIYVRLDFSITKDPAAEVRMKVASITEQVLTLVNKRLGLYRHMDEVVNRYKQSRDAGALNSGRKTLEADHRTLTNDISSLQARLKAEGSDLADKVGEVQKLDGQVKELVCRSCQEAERLVAGKVKKEAYIENEKNLASKRLDLVTRIDSLLDTL; this is translated from the exons ATGATGGCGGGAAATAAACTCTCCGTCAAACTCCCGACTTTTCTGCTCCTTATCACTGGACTGTGTTATCAAGTTGCTGCTGACGACGGGCTGGTGAACGAGGAGGTTAAACGAACCGTGGACCTGAGCACGCATCTTGCTAAGATTACAGCAGAGATACTTCTGTCAAACCAGGGAGATTCTGCCGTGCATAGCTTTATATTAGCAGTAGAGTCTGACCTGGCCCCCCACCTCGCGTACATCGGAGCATCA GTAAAgggtgatgaagaggaggatggTATGCTTGAGCTCAAGCAGACAGCAATCCAAGGTCAAAG TGGGGAGTTCTACAAGGTGCAGTTGCCATCCAGCCTGGGCGCGGGCGCTAAGCTGCGGGTGAAGGTGGAGACCGTGTTCAGCCATGTCTTGAGGCCCTTCCCCACCCACATCACCCAGGCGGAGCGTCAGCTGGTGGTGTTCCAGGGGAACCACTATTTGTTCTCTCCCTACCCCACCCGCAGCCAGACAACCCGCGTCCGCCTCGCCTCTAAGACCGTGGAGACCTACACCAAGTTGGGCAACCCCAGCAAGAGCGATGACGCCATAGAGTACGGCCCCTTCCGCGACGTGGCCCCCTTCAGTGAG GACACCATGAAAGTCCACTATGAGAACAACACCCCCTTCCTCACCATCAGCAGCATCACGCGTACCATTGAAGTCTCTCATTGGGGCAACATCGCTGTGGAAGAGACCATTGACTTGAGGCACACCGGGGCATTTCTGAAAGGGCCTTTCTCCCGTTATGACTATCAGCGCCAGTCTGACAGCGGCATATCCTCTGTGAAGTCCTTCAAG ACCATCCTTCCTGCCTCAGCTCAGGATGTGTATTATCGGGATGAGATCGGCAACATCTCCACCTCCCACCTCCAGGTGCTGGAGGACTCTGTGGAGGTTGAGGTGAGGCCCCGCTTCCCGCTGTTTGGCGGCTGGAAGACCCACTACATTATTGGCTACAATCTGCCCAGCTACGAGTATCTCTACACCCTGG GTGATCAGTACGCTCTGAAGATGAGGTTGGTTGACCATGTGTATGACGACCAGGTCATCGACTCGCTCACCGTGAAACTCATACTGCCAGAAGGTGCCAG GAACATCCACGTGGAGACGCCCTACCCCATTGACCGCGTCCCGGACCAGCTACACTACACCTACCTGGACACCTTCGGCAGGCCTGTGTTGGTGGCCTCCAAGACCAACCTGGTTGAGCAGCACATCCAGGACATAGTG GTGCATTATACCTTCAATAAGATACTGATGCTCCAGGAGCCTCTGCTGGTGGTGGGGGCCTTCTACATCCTCTTCTTCACCGTCATCATCTACGTGCGCCTGGACTTCTCTATTACCAAG GACCCAGCGGCCGAGGTGCGTATGAAGGTGGCGTCCATCACAGAGCAGGTCCTGACCCTGGTCAACAAGCGTCTGGGGCTGTACCGTCACATGGATGAGGTGGTGAATCGCTACAAGCAGTCCCGAGACGCCGGGGCCCTGAACAGCGGCCGGAAGACCCTGGAGGCTGACCACCGAACCCTGACCAATGACATCAGCTCTCTGCAGGCCCGCCTCAAAGCAGAGGGCTCTGATCTGGCtgataag GTGGGGGAGGTGCAGAAGCTGGACGGCCAGGTGAAGGAGCTGGTGTGCCGTTCCTGTCAGGAGGCTGAGCGCTTGGTGGCCGGCAAGGTGAAGAAGGAGGCCTACATCGAGAACGAGAAGAACCTCGCAAGCAAGAGACTGGATCTGGTGACCCGCATTGACAGCCTGCTGGACACCCTGTAG